A region from the Anaerobacillus sp. CMMVII genome encodes:
- a CDS encoding transcription repressor NadR produces MKQPKKKILGEERRELILQWLMEEDQPITGTLLATKTNVSRQVIVQDISILKARNLPILATAQGYMYMREHPKADIVSRVIACRHQPEQTEDELNIIVDYGGIVKDVVVEHPVYGDLTASLMIRNRREVQIFMSKMASTKAVLLSQLTDGVHLHTIEARKQETLEEICQALENAGYLLNTEEY; encoded by the coding sequence ATGAAACAACCAAAGAAAAAAATCCTAGGTGAAGAACGAAGAGAATTGATCTTGCAATGGCTCATGGAAGAAGATCAACCAATTACTGGAACACTGCTCGCAACGAAAACTAACGTAAGCCGGCAAGTAATCGTTCAAGACATCTCAATTTTGAAAGCAAGAAATCTACCAATCCTAGCAACTGCACAGGGATATATGTATATGAGGGAACACCCTAAAGCAGATATTGTTTCGAGAGTCATCGCCTGTAGACACCAACCAGAGCAAACCGAAGATGAATTGAATATCATTGTAGACTACGGAGGAATTGTTAAGGATGTAGTCGTTGAACATCCTGTTTATGGAGACCTCACAGCCTCTCTGATGATTAGAAACCGCCGTGAAGTTCAAATATTCATGTCAAAAATGGCATCCACAAAAGCCGTGCTACTATCACAACTTACTGATGGCGTTCATCTTCATACAATTGAGGCAAGAAAACAGGAGACGCTTGAGGAAATTTGCCAGGCTCTTGAAAACGCTGGATACCTATTAAACACCGAGGAGTATTAA
- a CDS encoding aliphatic sulfonate ABC transporter substrate-binding protein: protein MKRFLTVTVLALLLAVLAACGSSKSDTVNIGYFPNLDHAAGIVGKEKGYFEEELKDRDVQFTNFPNGNDFIEALNAGGIQIGYVGPGPAINSFLAGNDIVVLGAAANGATLIVAREGSGIETLEDFADKSFCTPGNGCTHNVQLEIMLQDLGLTTTRRGGTVDHQPRVNPANTIVLFEQAQIDAVAAPEPWGTYLVEELGAKVIVEWNEVFLGETLPSVVVVTTNQFLKENPEAVDQFLKAHKRAVDYTQTNTEDTLVTINDLLYSLTQQRLPQSVLENAWKRMAVTTETHADALQAWATASYELDFIDSEPNLEGFVDTSRLDKIINGN from the coding sequence ATGAAAAGGTTCTTAACAGTTACAGTATTAGCATTATTATTGGCGGTTTTAGCTGCTTGTGGTTCATCGAAATCTGATACAGTTAACATTGGTTATTTTCCAAACTTAGACCACGCTGCTGGAATTGTTGGGAAAGAAAAAGGTTATTTCGAGGAAGAATTAAAAGATCGTGATGTTCAGTTTACAAATTTCCCGAATGGAAATGATTTTATTGAAGCTTTAAATGCTGGCGGTATTCAAATTGGGTATGTTGGACCAGGTCCAGCAATTAACAGTTTCTTAGCTGGAAACGACATTGTTGTTTTAGGTGCTGCTGCAAACGGAGCAACGTTAATTGTCGCTAGAGAAGGATCTGGAATTGAAACATTAGAAGATTTTGCTGATAAATCATTTTGCACCCCGGGTAATGGTTGCACACACAATGTTCAGTTAGAAATTATGCTTCAAGATCTTGGTTTAACAACGACAAGACGTGGTGGAACAGTAGACCATCAACCACGTGTCAACCCTGCAAACACTATCGTATTATTTGAGCAAGCTCAAATTGATGCTGTGGCTGCTCCAGAGCCTTGGGGTACTTATTTAGTGGAAGAACTTGGCGCTAAAGTTATTGTAGAATGGAACGAAGTATTCTTAGGAGAAACCCTACCAAGTGTTGTTGTTGTAACGACTAATCAATTCTTAAAAGAAAATCCAGAGGCTGTTGATCAATTCTTAAAAGCTCATAAACGTGCGGTTGATTATACACAAACAAACACTGAGGATACGCTAGTTACGATTAACGACTTACTTTATAGCTTAACACAACAAAGACTTCCTCAATCTGTTTTAGAAAATGCTTGGAAACGTATGGCTGTGACAACTGAAACACACGCAGATGCTCTACAAGCTTGGGCAACTGCTTCTTATGAATTAGACTTTATCGATAGTGAGCCTAACCTAGAAGGTTTTGTTGATACTTCTAGACTTGATAAGATTATTAACGGAAACTAA
- a CDS encoding Ger(x)C family spore germination protein yields MIRIVLVVIVCLLLLTSCWDRKEIEELGLVLAVAIDPLEEEEMEQFEGQFKRETRKEPEQLFKSTFQIVIPSTITEGRQLEEKAFFNISSVGRTNFKIVRNIASRRSRRLNFEHLKVIIINEKLARSGAIGKMVDLYIRDHEMRRRTLMYVSKGKAEDVLEKKLPLEMMPALSMKMIQDNYPAHQGMPVPVEIGELSGAVIGEKSYLIPRITAKEGKDFIIAGAGVFLGKTNELIGWLGEEDLEGYNFMVGEAENAIVEVRFKENLFVYELDGMETEINYMRKNETDHFQVRIKTEGTFVENWLEGVEIGDQATIEELEKAIEEEIKFVTEKIVKKMQEEFHADIFKLYTSVKKKNYPYWTKIEDQWDGKDGYFSKAVVEIDVKAKIRHYMTKERLT; encoded by the coding sequence GTGATTAGAATAGTCTTGGTAGTAATAGTATGCTTACTCCTTTTAACGTCTTGCTGGGATCGAAAAGAAATTGAAGAATTAGGTCTTGTTCTGGCGGTAGCTATCGACCCCCTAGAAGAGGAGGAGATGGAACAATTTGAAGGTCAATTTAAAAGAGAAACAAGGAAAGAACCTGAACAACTATTTAAATCGACATTTCAAATTGTCATTCCAAGTACGATAACTGAAGGCCGACAACTTGAAGAAAAGGCTTTTTTTAATATAAGTTCGGTAGGGCGAACGAACTTTAAAATCGTTCGAAATATAGCTTCGAGAAGAAGCCGGCGTTTAAATTTTGAACATTTAAAAGTAATCATCATTAATGAAAAATTAGCACGATCTGGAGCGATTGGCAAAATGGTTGACCTGTATATTAGAGATCATGAAATGCGCAGAAGAACGTTAATGTATGTCTCAAAAGGGAAAGCTGAAGACGTGTTAGAGAAGAAACTTCCTCTAGAAATGATGCCTGCGTTATCGATGAAGATGATCCAAGATAATTATCCAGCACATCAAGGGATGCCAGTCCCAGTAGAGATTGGTGAATTAAGTGGGGCTGTCATTGGTGAAAAAAGTTATCTTATTCCAAGAATTACTGCAAAAGAAGGGAAAGATTTTATCATTGCAGGTGCTGGGGTATTTCTTGGTAAGACAAATGAATTAATTGGTTGGTTAGGAGAAGAAGACCTTGAAGGGTATAATTTTATGGTAGGTGAGGCTGAAAATGCCATTGTCGAGGTTAGGTTTAAAGAAAATCTATTCGTTTATGAGCTTGATGGTATGGAGACTGAAATCAATTATATGCGAAAAAATGAGACTGACCATTTCCAGGTAAGAATAAAAACTGAGGGGACATTCGTAGAGAACTGGTTAGAAGGAGTTGAGATTGGTGATCAAGCGACGATAGAAGAGCTTGAGAAAGCTATAGAAGAGGAAATAAAATTCGTCACAGAAAAAATTGTGAAGAAGATGCAAGAAGAATTTCACGCTGATATTTTTAAACTATATACTTCCGTGAAAAAGAAGAATTATCCATACTGGACGAAAATTGAAGATCAATGGGACGGAAAAGATGGCTATTTTTCTAAAGCAGTTGTTGAGATTGATGTAAAAGCTAAGATTAGGCATTATATGACAAAAGAACGGTTAACATAG
- the hemY gene encoding protoporphyrinogen oxidase — protein sequence MSRKRVAIIGGGITGLTVAYYLQKEILANNLDCEYRLFEKSDKLGGKIATDYRNGFVIEMGPDSFLARKQSATRLAKEVGLEKELVSNGGGGAFILNNNKLYPIPGGAIMGIPTQMAPFATTKLFSPLGKLRAAGDLLLPRASDPDVDMALGSFFRKRLGNEIVDNLIEPLLSGIYAGDIDKLSLMATFPQFHQVEQKHRSLILGMKKATPPKPKTASKKAKGGMFLSFKRGLGSLVDGVEKYLDEEALVKGVGLVKLEKKGESYELTFSNGTVEMFDYVVMATPHHVTEEALQNYSFVKPLADIPSTSVATIAMAFPQSAIKKDINGTGFVVSRKNDYNITACTWTHKKWDHSAPEGYALLRCYVGRAGNDAIVDWSDEEIINAVLTDLNKTMQIDDKPEFTIIRRWKNSMPQYVVGHKQRTDELKEQLQKHLPGVYVAGGSFEGIGVPDCIDQGEAVVAKLKNHLA from the coding sequence ATGAGTAGAAAAAGAGTTGCCATCATTGGAGGAGGAATTACCGGATTAACGGTTGCTTATTATTTACAAAAAGAAATATTGGCTAATAACCTCGATTGTGAATACCGCCTTTTTGAAAAGTCTGATAAACTAGGCGGGAAAATCGCTACTGATTATCGCAATGGCTTTGTCATTGAAATGGGTCCTGACTCATTTTTAGCAAGAAAGCAAAGTGCAACTAGGTTAGCTAAAGAAGTTGGACTAGAAAAAGAGCTAGTTTCTAATGGTGGTGGCGGAGCGTTTATTTTAAACAATAATAAGTTATATCCGATTCCAGGCGGAGCTATCATGGGAATTCCTACACAAATGGCACCTTTTGCGACTACTAAACTCTTCTCACCGCTAGGAAAACTAAGAGCGGCTGGCGATTTACTATTACCAAGAGCAAGTGATCCGGATGTCGATATGGCTTTAGGAAGTTTCTTTCGTAAGCGTCTTGGAAATGAAATCGTTGATAATCTAATCGAACCACTTTTGTCAGGAATTTATGCAGGTGACATTGATAAATTGAGCTTAATGGCAACATTTCCTCAGTTCCATCAAGTTGAACAGAAACACCGTAGTCTTATCTTAGGTATGAAAAAGGCCACTCCTCCAAAGCCCAAAACAGCCTCCAAGAAAGCAAAAGGTGGAATGTTCCTTTCATTTAAAAGAGGACTTGGATCATTAGTAGATGGAGTTGAAAAGTATTTAGATGAGGAAGCACTGGTTAAGGGTGTTGGACTAGTCAAATTAGAGAAAAAAGGTGAGTCATATGAACTAACATTCTCTAATGGGACAGTTGAAATGTTTGATTACGTAGTGATGGCTACGCCGCATCATGTAACGGAAGAGGCGCTACAGAATTATTCGTTTGTAAAACCATTGGCTGATATCCCTTCGACTTCAGTTGCTACAATTGCGATGGCCTTTCCACAATCCGCAATTAAAAAAGATATTAATGGTACTGGTTTTGTTGTTTCAAGGAAGAATGACTACAACATCACGGCTTGTACATGGACACACAAAAAATGGGATCATTCAGCTCCAGAAGGCTATGCATTGCTACGTTGTTATGTAGGGCGTGCGGGCAATGATGCGATTGTTGATTGGTCTGATGAAGAAATTATCAATGCCGTCCTAACTGATCTAAATAAAACAATGCAGATTGATGACAAGCCAGAATTTACAATTATTCGTCGCTGGAAAAATTCAATGCCTCAGTATGTTGTTGGCCATAAGCAACGAACAGATGAATTAAAAGAACAGCTACAGAAACATCTGCCAGGCGTTTACGTGGCCGGGGGTTCATTTGAAGGTATTGGTGTTCCTGACTGTATTGACCAAGGTGAAGCGGTTGTTGCAAAATTAAAAAACCATTTAGCTTAA
- the hemE gene encoding uroporphyrinogen decarboxylase, which translates to MTTNQFNDNFLKATRGEKVSHVPVWYMRQAGRSQPEYRAIKEKYSLFEITHQPELCAYVTKLPVDQYNNDAAILYKDIMTPLPAMGVDVEIKAGIGPVIANPVRTFQDVEKLGTINPEADVPYVLDTIKLLREQLTVPLISFGGAPFTLASYMIEGGPSKNYNNTKAFMYSQPESWFLLMDKLADMTITYCKSQINAGSQAIQIFDSWVGALNVEDYRIFIKPVMHKIFTALKEENVPLIMFGVGASHLANEWHDLPLDVVGLDWRLSIKEAEERGIKKAVQGNLDPAILLATWDVIEKKTTEILDQGLAHEGGFVFNLGHGVFPQVNPDTLRRLTAFVHEYTAKKL; encoded by the coding sequence ATGACTACAAATCAATTTAATGACAACTTTTTAAAAGCAACTAGAGGAGAAAAGGTTTCTCATGTTCCTGTATGGTATATGAGACAGGCAGGGAGATCACAACCTGAGTATCGTGCGATTAAAGAAAAGTATTCACTTTTTGAAATTACACATCAACCTGAGCTTTGTGCTTATGTAACGAAGCTACCAGTTGATCAATATAATAATGATGCAGCAATTCTATATAAAGATATCATGACACCACTGCCTGCGATGGGGGTAGATGTTGAAATTAAAGCAGGAATTGGTCCAGTAATTGCAAATCCAGTTCGTACATTCCAAGATGTAGAAAAATTAGGAACAATCAATCCTGAAGCAGATGTTCCTTATGTATTAGACACTATAAAATTATTAAGAGAGCAATTAACTGTACCACTTATTTCTTTTGGTGGGGCGCCATTTACACTTGCAAGCTATATGATTGAAGGTGGACCTTCAAAAAACTATAATAATACAAAGGCGTTTATGTATTCACAGCCTGAAAGCTGGTTCCTACTTATGGACAAACTAGCAGATATGACAATCACGTACTGTAAATCGCAAATTAATGCTGGTTCCCAAGCCATACAGATTTTTGATTCTTGGGTAGGGGCACTTAATGTCGAAGATTACCGTATCTTCATTAAACCTGTGATGCACAAGATCTTTACAGCTTTAAAAGAAGAAAATGTTCCATTGATCATGTTTGGTGTTGGTGCTAGCCACTTAGCTAATGAGTGGCATGATCTTCCGCTAGATGTTGTTGGTCTTGACTGGAGATTATCAATTAAAGAAGCCGAAGAACGTGGAATTAAAAAAGCTGTACAAGGGAACTTAGATCCTGCGATTTTACTTGCTACATGGGATGTAATAGAAAAGAAAACGACAGAGATTTTGGATCAAGGCTTGGCTCACGAAGGCGGTTTCGTATTCAATCTAGGTCACGGCGTATTCCCACAAGTAAATCCGGACACATTACGTAGATTAACTGCTTTTGTTCATGAGTATACTGCGAAAAAACTATAA
- the hemH gene encoding ferrochelatase has translation MSKKTIGLLVMAYGTPRSVAEIEPYYTHIRRGRKPSDEMLAELTERYEAIGGLSPLARITEAQGQGLENRLNELSTDVQFKLYLGLKHIAPFIEDAVDQMKADGIEDAVSIVLAPHYSTFSVKSYNGRAKEHSEKINGPKIHSIDSWYDHPKFIQYWTDEIKKTMATMTEEQKDKSVVIFSAHSLPEKILQYGDPYPEQLQRTADLIANEAGITNYTIGWQSEGNTPDPWIGPDVQDLTRDLYNESGYTAYVYCPVGFVADHLEVLYDNDIECKNVTDELGVAYFRPEMPNAKPEFIDCLADVVRTKLTEKESE, from the coding sequence ATGTCTAAAAAAACGATTGGATTACTTGTTATGGCGTACGGGACTCCCCGGAGCGTAGCGGAAATTGAACCTTATTACACACATATTAGACGTGGAAGAAAGCCTTCTGATGAAATGTTGGCTGAATTAACAGAGCGTTATGAAGCAATTGGCGGTCTTTCTCCATTAGCAAGAATTACTGAAGCGCAAGGCCAAGGGTTAGAAAATAGACTAAACGAGTTAAGCACGGATGTTCAATTCAAGCTTTATTTAGGCTTAAAGCATATTGCGCCATTTATTGAAGATGCTGTTGACCAAATGAAGGCTGACGGAATTGAAGATGCTGTGAGCATAGTCCTAGCACCACATTACTCAACATTTAGTGTTAAGTCTTATAATGGCCGTGCAAAAGAGCATTCGGAGAAGATTAACGGACCGAAAATACATAGTATTGATAGTTGGTATGATCATCCGAAGTTTATTCAATATTGGACAGACGAAATTAAGAAGACAATGGCGACGATGACAGAAGAACAGAAGGATAAATCAGTTGTCATTTTCTCTGCTCATAGTTTACCGGAGAAAATATTACAATATGGTGATCCATATCCAGAGCAGTTGCAAAGAACCGCAGATTTAATTGCCAATGAAGCAGGGATCACTAACTATACGATTGGTTGGCAGAGTGAAGGGAATACTCCTGATCCATGGATTGGTCCTGATGTACAAGATCTAACTAGGGATCTTTATAACGAAAGCGGTTATACGGCCTATGTATATTGTCCGGTAGGATTTGTTGCAGATCATTTAGAAGTTCTTTACGACAATGATATAGAGTGTAAAAATGTGACAGACGAATTAGGTGTTGCATATTTTCGACCAGAAATGCCTAATGCGAAGCCAGAATTTATTGACTGTTTGGCAGATGTGGTGAGAACTAAGTTGACAGAGAAAGAAAGTGAATAA
- a CDS encoding ACT domain-containing protein has translation MTKKNSEEFYLVRADILPEAMQKTLEAKALLDSGKVKKINEAVQAVDLSRSAYYKYKDGIFPFHTMVKEKIMTLSIHLEDRSGTLSKLLSVVAEAGSNVLTINQTIPLQGRATITLSIETASMNIEVDKLVKQIQQLDAVEKVELIGSGA, from the coding sequence GTGACGAAGAAAAATAGTGAGGAATTTTATTTAGTGAGAGCCGATATCTTACCGGAAGCGATGCAAAAAACGTTAGAAGCAAAAGCTTTATTAGATAGCGGTAAAGTAAAGAAAATAAATGAAGCGGTTCAAGCAGTCGATTTAAGTAGAAGTGCTTATTATAAATACAAAGATGGTATTTTTCCTTTTCATACAATGGTGAAGGAAAAAATTATGACCCTCTCAATTCATCTTGAGGATCGATCTGGCACGTTATCAAAATTGTTGTCGGTTGTAGCAGAGGCGGGATCAAACGTGTTGACGATCAACCAAACGATCCCACTCCAAGGTCGGGCAACGATTACTTTGTCAATAGAAACAGCTTCTATGAATATAGAAGTCGATAAATTAGTAAAACAAATTCAGCAGCTCGATGCAGTTGAAAAAGTAGAATTAATTGGGTCAGGCGCATAA
- a CDS encoding IscS subfamily cysteine desulfurase, with product MIYLDYCATTPMSEKALEVFTKASTHFFGNPNSLHDEGAKAKSLLEQSRKEIAKCINGDPKGIYFTGGGSDSNNLAIKTLVKGKSGHIITTAVEHFSVINTFLQLQEEGYQITFLEVDQEGKISLSKLREALQENTILVSIGHANSDIGTIQDLHQIGMFLNEKKILFHSDCVQSFGKIPIDVTNLQIDSIALSSHKVYGPKGVGAVYISPRIDWKPLIPNTTHENGFRAGTINVPGIASFAEAAIEICRKMPEEERRLHRLSQHLMQRLSEYDVDFSLVGHRTDRLSHHLSLRIHGVEGQWLMLKLNQKDIAISTGTACKVGEQTASKTMLELGFPKEAATELIRISLGNHTTMEHMEATANAFKEIVEDYLNQGGAK from the coding sequence ATGATTTATTTAGACTACTGTGCAACAACTCCGATGTCAGAAAAAGCCTTGGAGGTTTTTACGAAAGCATCAACTCACTTTTTTGGCAACCCTAATAGCCTTCATGACGAAGGTGCAAAAGCAAAAAGCTTATTGGAACAATCTCGTAAGGAAATAGCTAAATGTATCAATGGGGATCCTAAAGGAATTTACTTCACTGGTGGAGGGTCAGATTCAAATAATTTGGCTATTAAGACATTAGTAAAAGGGAAATCAGGCCATATCATAACGACAGCCGTTGAGCATTTTTCTGTCATAAATACGTTTTTACAGTTACAAGAGGAAGGGTATCAAATAACTTTTTTAGAAGTTGATCAAGAAGGGAAGATTTCTCTTTCCAAATTAAGAGAAGCACTTCAAGAAAATACGATTCTTGTATCTATTGGACACGCCAACTCTGACATTGGGACCATCCAAGATTTACATCAAATTGGAATGTTCTTGAACGAGAAAAAAATACTGTTTCATAGCGATTGTGTTCAGTCTTTTGGAAAAATACCTATAGATGTTACCAATTTACAAATTGATAGCATCGCTCTTTCAAGCCACAAAGTGTATGGTCCAAAAGGAGTTGGAGCTGTCTATATTTCACCTCGAATAGACTGGAAACCACTTATTCCTAATACAACTCATGAAAATGGTTTTCGTGCTGGAACTATCAATGTACCTGGCATTGCTAGTTTTGCTGAAGCGGCAATAGAAATTTGTCGTAAGATGCCAGAAGAGGAGCGTCGCTTACATAGATTAAGTCAGCATTTAATGCAGCGATTGTCTGAGTACGATGTAGATTTTAGCCTCGTTGGTCATAGAACAGATCGCCTTAGCCATCATTTATCTCTTAGAATTCATGGTGTAGAAGGTCAATGGTTGATGTTGAAATTAAATCAAAAAGATATCGCTATTTCAACAGGAACCGCCTGTAAAGTTGGTGAACAAACAGCTTCAAAAACTATGTTAGAACTAGGTTTTCCAAAAGAAGCGGCCACCGAATTAATCCGGATCTCTTTAGGAAACCATACAACAATGGAACATATGGAAGCTACAGCAAATGCTTTCAAGGAAATTGTCGAAGATTATTTAAATCAAGGGGGAGCTAAATGA
- a CDS encoding ABC transporter permease, producing MTTTLRRLAFFTALIAIWESIYRINMTLEFRSTRGFPSPSGAIEQLYKGFFESGILSNALITSLQRISIGFALALIIGAALGILLGQSKLADETIGSLVIALQSIPSIVWLPIALIIFGPAGNVAIIFIIVLGGTWAMTMNMRMGIKNVQPLLIRAARTMGYSGSELIWKVMIPASIPAALTGARLAWAFGWRALMAGELLGRGGLGRTLLDARDMFNIDLVIAIMVIISTIGLFVEYLIFNPIERKVMTRWGLAK from the coding sequence ATGACTACAACTCTAAGAAGGCTAGCCTTCTTTACGGCTCTAATCGCAATTTGGGAGAGCATATATAGAATTAACATGACCTTAGAATTCCGCTCTACTCGTGGTTTCCCTTCACCAAGTGGAGCAATTGAACAATTGTATAAAGGATTTTTTGAGTCTGGTATTTTAAGTAACGCCTTAATTACTAGTTTACAAAGGATAAGTATTGGCTTTGCCCTAGCACTTATTATTGGTGCTGCGTTGGGTATTTTATTAGGTCAATCAAAACTTGCAGATGAAACAATAGGATCATTAGTTATTGCCTTACAATCGATCCCAAGTATCGTCTGGTTACCCATCGCATTAATCATCTTTGGTCCTGCGGGAAATGTTGCCATCATTTTTATCATTGTTCTTGGTGGTACATGGGCAATGACGATGAACATGAGGATGGGAATAAAAAACGTTCAGCCTCTTTTAATAAGAGCTGCTAGGACCATGGGTTATAGCGGTTCAGAATTGATTTGGAAAGTCATGATCCCGGCTTCTATCCCTGCTGCCTTAACTGGTGCACGGCTCGCATGGGCATTCGGTTGGCGTGCGTTAATGGCAGGGGAATTGTTAGGTCGAGGCGGTTTGGGACGTACCTTATTAGATGCACGAGATATGTTTAATATCGATTTAGTAATTGCAATTATGGTAATTATTTCAACGATCGGACTTTTCGTCGAATATTTGATTTTCAATCCAATCGAAAGAAAAGTTATGACTCGTTGGGGATTGGCTAAGTAA
- a CDS encoding sporulation initiation phosphotransferase B, whose protein sequence is MKEEWNILQILRHSRHDWLNVIQLIKGNLALKKYDRIEEIIQEVVNQTQHESKLSNLNIPNFTSEILVFNWENGNHFQLEFEVIGHSLDLKMFEKHLLDWFRKFSTVLNKSCEQYGDNHLQLTIELLEDELPRFTFDFHGALIEEDKIKKFVDDVNNWNEQMKLVESYISKKEFYVTFKLLDA, encoded by the coding sequence ATGAAAGAGGAGTGGAATATATTACAAATACTTCGACATTCTCGGCATGATTGGCTCAATGTGATTCAGTTAATAAAAGGGAATCTTGCTTTGAAAAAATACGATCGTATAGAGGAAATTATTCAAGAAGTTGTTAACCAAACCCAACATGAAAGTAAGCTTTCAAATCTTAATATACCTAATTTCACTAGTGAGATTTTGGTATTTAACTGGGAGAATGGTAACCATTTTCAGCTAGAATTTGAAGTGATTGGTCATTCTCTTGACCTTAAGATGTTTGAAAAACATTTACTTGATTGGTTCCGAAAGTTTTCAACCGTCCTAAATAAAAGCTGTGAGCAATATGGTGATAACCATTTACAGTTAACGATAGAGCTACTAGAAGACGAATTGCCAAGGTTTACGTTTGATTTTCATGGGGCACTAATAGAAGAGGACAAGATAAAAAAATTTGTTGATGACGTAAACAATTGGAATGAACAAATGAAATTAGTGGAATCATATATTAGTAAGAAAGAGTTTTACGTAACATTTAAGCTGTTAGATGCTTAA
- the pheA gene encoding prephenate dehydratase, translating into MMTKIAYLGPKGTFTEVAAKAVFPNDERVPFTSIPDCMDGVSNGAVQFAVVPIENAIEGSVNLTLDYLLHNKKLLINGEIVVPIEQHLLIHTNYIHNWANIEKVYSHPHAIAQCHKFLRSMLPNAQLEYMNSTGAAAEYVAKHPNEPIAAIGNHLAAKQYQLEIAQDSVHDYDNNHTRFVILRNEKSVLSDTSPLYTGDKTTLMVTLPADYPGALHHVLSAFAWRKLNLSKIESRPMKTGLGNYFFVIDVDMKMDDVLIPGVIAELEALKCQVSLLGSYPCFSLLKKENEIIVET; encoded by the coding sequence ATGATGACTAAAATAGCTTATTTAGGTCCGAAAGGAACATTTACTGAAGTAGCTGCTAAAGCTGTATTTCCTAATGATGAGAGAGTTCCTTTTACATCAATTCCCGATTGTATGGACGGCGTTTCAAATGGAGCTGTACAATTCGCAGTCGTGCCTATTGAAAATGCGATTGAGGGCTCTGTTAACCTAACGTTGGATTATTTACTACACAATAAAAAACTTTTGATCAATGGAGAAATTGTTGTTCCGATTGAACAGCACTTATTAATTCATACCAATTATATTCATAATTGGGCGAATATCGAAAAGGTATACTCACATCCTCATGCTATAGCTCAATGTCATAAATTTTTACGTTCAATGTTACCAAATGCTCAGTTAGAGTATATGAACTCCACAGGGGCAGCCGCAGAATATGTCGCCAAACATCCTAATGAGCCGATTGCGGCAATTGGAAACCATTTAGCTGCTAAGCAATATCAACTAGAAATTGCTCAAGACAGTGTCCATGACTATGATAATAATCATACGCGCTTTGTCATATTGAGAAATGAAAAAAGTGTCCTTTCAGATACATCTCCACTTTATACTGGCGATAAAACGACATTAATGGTCACTTTGCCTGCAGATTACCCTGGTGCACTTCATCATGTTCTCTCTGCCTTTGCTTGGCGTAAGTTAAATTTGTCGAAAATAGAGTCAAGGCCTATGAAAACCGGACTTGGTAACTACTTTTTTGTCATTGATGTTGACATGAAAATGGATGATGTTTTGATTCCAGGTGTGATTGCTGAATTAGAGGCATTGAAATGTCAGGTTTCATTATTAGGTAGTTATCCTTGCTTCTCTTTATTAAAAAAAGAAAATGAAATAATTGTCGAAACGTAA